TCCACCGCCTGCTCCGGGGTCAGGACCTCCGAGGTGACGCCAGGGCGCGATTCGTTGGTGCAGTCGTACTTGCGGTTGCAGAAGTTGCACTGGATGTTGCACTTCGGCGCTATCGGCAGGTGCATGCGGGCGAACTGGCGGTGAGCACATTCGTTGTAACAGGGATGCGTCTCCAGCATCGCCTTCAGGTCTGGCCTGTCCTTGGTGTCCATCTCCCTCGTCATCACGATGCACTTTAACGATTATAACCGATGCCCCTTACCCGTTTCGGACCTTTGAAGGGACGGCAGCTCCAAGATGCCCTCCAGATCGGGGAAGGCCGCGACAGCCAAAGCTTCAAGAATTCCGTTTACCTAGACCGAGGCGATGCAGGACGAAACCCAGATACGAAGGCTCCTGGAGATGATGAACCGTCATGTGCCGTCCAGGAGGACCTCTCTGACCGACCTCCTGAAAGCCCAAGATCCCGAGTACCAGAGCAAGGATGGCATCCACTACCGTATCAAGAGGAACGAGCTGGAGTATCTGTCCACCATCGTCGATCCCTGGGACCAGCCGAAGCTAAAGCTGCCGATCATCATCATGACCGACACCGGGGATGAGGCGGGGGGTGCCTGGAAGATCCTGGGGAGGGTCGAGGTCAAGGTCGTGTCCCAGATCGTAGGAAGAGAGCCGGAGTTCCCTGATCAGATGAGGCTGTTCCATCCCCACATGGTGAAGCTCAGGACCGTGCTGCCGACGGCTACCACAACGATGTTCTCTCCGTGAAACATCGAGATTTTCATCCAACCCCGGCAAACGCTTATGCTTATGACCGATCGTCAGTGATCGCATGTCCCGCACCGGGATCACCGATCTACCGTTGCACAACGGCAGCGCGCCGCGCTGGCTGTTCAACCGGATGGTCAAGCTGGCCGGGGCCATCTCCGACGTCATGCTCCTGGAGTGCGGGAGCGAGGAGTACCTGCGCCGGCTAGCGGACCCCTTCTGGTTCCAGGCGTTCTCTTGCGTGCTGGGCTTCGATTGGCACTCCTCCGGAACCACCACCGTCACCTGCGGAGCACTGAAGAAAGCGCTGGAGGGCCGCAAGGACCTGGTGGTGGTCGGCGGGAAAGGAAAGGTATCTCTGAGGACTCCGGACGAGATTGCCTTCCACGCCGACCTGTGCGACATGTCGGAGGAAGACCAGCAGAGGCTGGTCTATGTGTCCCGCATGTGCGCCAAGGTCGACAGCGCTGCGATCCAGGACGGTCACCGCCTGTACCATCACGCCCTGGCCTTTGACGGTGAGGGTCACTGGACAGTGGTCCAGCAGGGGATGTCCGATGTCAGCGGGTACGCTCGCCGGTACCAGTGGAACAGCGGGATGGCACGCCATTTCGTAGAGGAGCCGCACACCGCCATCCTGGGCAGCCGGGTGGAGGAAACTTTGGACATGACCGCCGGGGCATCCGGCGAATCTAGGAGAGTGGCAGTGGACCTGGTGTGCGACGGGATTGAGCACGTGGAGAAGGACATCCTGCTAGTGGCCGAGGGGCAAAGCACTCTGGACGAGTGGTGCGGGGGGCAGCCGCTGAAGCTGCACATGCCCCGCACGGTGAACTGGAGGGCGCTGAGATCAGCGTACGAGTTCCAGCCGTCCAGTTACGAGGAGTTGTTGGCCATCAGGGGGGTTGGTCCATCGGCAATCCGGGCCCTGGCTCTGACCGGGGAGCTGGTGTACGGGGCTGAGCCGAGCTGGAAGGACCCCGTGAAGTTCTCCTTCGCGGTCGGCGGCAAGGACGGCGTACCCTATCCCGTGGACCGCAGGGCGATGGATCAGGCCATCGACTACCTGACCAAGGGCGTGGAGGAGGCCAAGGTCAAGAAGCGGGAGAAGCTGGAGGCAGTGCAGCGACTTCGGGCAATGGTGCCCCCGGACTTCGAGCGCTGACCCAGGCAAAGATACTTGATTCTCCTTCCCTTCACCGTGACGATGGCCAAGGGAAAGAAGGCGTTCGACGAGACCAAGGGCGAGCTGCTGTACACCGAAACGATACCGAAGAAGTTGCAGCCTAGAAAGGTCCTGGCAGGTTGGAGGTGGTCCCTGTTCGAGAACCTCGGCAGGATGGCCGAGATCGTCCTCTTCATCTATCTCATTTACCTGGCGACATCGAAGGACCTCTCCGACGGAACGACCGTTCGTAACCTCCTCATGGGAGTTGTCGCGCTCGTGCTCATGTTCTACGTCACTGAGGTCATAAGCCCACGGGGCCGCCGAATGAGCTATCCGGTTAAGGTCTGGTCCAGGGGCCTGGAGGTCCACACCTCTTTCCTCGAAGAGGTGAGGGGATTCCCCGGGTTCATTCCCAAGGAAAGGATCTCCAAGATCCTCGTTCGCCGGATAGAGATCAACATCAAGGACAGGACGGATGAAATGCCGACCAACCTCAAACTTGTATTGTCCAGCGGTAAGGTCCTCGACCTCGGTCGACGTAACTACAACGAACTGGACAACATAATCAAGCTCATGAAGGAGAAGTACGGCGTCTCCGAGTGAGCATTTTTCATATTGCCCTGTAAACGGTGTTCGAGCCTGACTGGACCAAGCATTATGCCCACCGGCGGGTATGGCCTCGGGGGATCATGGACGAAGAGGTCGCCAAGTGGCTGATCGAAGGCGAGTATTGGATGAGGCATGCGTTCGAGAAGCAACTGCTAGGCCTGCCAGGGAGGCCGGCTGAGGCCATTCGAGAACAGGGAATCGCCGCCGTCATAAAGAGACTTAAGGACGATAAGGTCGGATTGCAGGGGTTGAAGACCGGTCAAGTCCCCTACACCAGTACCGGCAATGCATTCTGGGATCTGTACTTCCTAGCAGATATTGGCCTCACCATCCATGATCTGGGCCTCGAACGGGAGGTCGAGGAAATCCTCAACCTGCAGCGGGAGGACGGCTCGTTCGTCTTTCAAAATAACATGAAGCCCCGCTATTACTGCATCTCGGCCATCCTGCTCTCTTCGCTGGCCCGAATGGGCTATAAAAACGACCCCCGGTTGAAGAAGTTCGTCGAGCTATTACTCAAGGATCAGCGTCTAGATGGTGGGTGGCATTGTGCTATGAATCGAGCAAGAGGGGAGAAACTAGAGTCCACGGAATCATGCCCCATGGATAACCTCAACATACTGATGCTCCTCGGGCAGTACGATAAATTTCGGGACGATCCGCAGATGAACGGGGCCATCGACCTCATCTTGGACCATTGGGCCCGCCGAGCTGAGCCATGGCGACCATATGGATTCGGAATCGGAACCCAATTTACAAAACTGAGGTACCCCGAAGTGAAATATGGGATTCTCAGGGTGCTTGATGCCCTATCGCTGTTTCCCCATGCAACTAAAAATCCAAGATTCCAGGACATGCTGGACAATGTGATCGCTAAATCCAAGGGCGGCAGATATTATGCGGAGTCGGTGTCCCGTTCGTATACTGACTTCGACTTTGGTCAGACAAGAACACCTAGCAGATGGATCACATTCGTCGTTAAAAGAACTCAAGATCGCTGCATGTCCAGCTTCCGCTGATCAAGCAGTGAAATGTTATCATGCAATAACTTCCACCATTGACTGTTAGAACCATTTACAACAATTTCAGTTATAGAATGATTAAAAATTATAGAATTTGGAAGAGTTGAACCATACGCAATTCGATTGACTGTTAAGCCGACACTTCGCGGCGCGAACGTTAGTAACTGCGGGCTGAATATCTCGGAGGACCTTGATACTTACACCCCAGTCCTATCAAACTCATCATTTATGAGTGTTCTTAAGATGCCTCTTTTCCGGGGGAGTTTCGAGCTTAGATGCGTTCAGCTCTTATCCCTTATCGCGTGGCTGCTCAGCAGTGCCTTGCCAGACAACTGATGAACTAGAGGCGACGAATCCCCGTTCCTCTCGTACTAAAGGATCCTTCCCGTCAGGCATCAATACACTTCCACCAAAAAGCAACAAACCTGTCTCACGACGGTCTAAACCCAGCTCACGATCCCTTTTAATGGGCGAACAACCCCACCCTTGGCAGCTGCTGCACCGCCAGGATAGGGAGAGCCGACAGCGAAGTAGCAAACCGCTAGGTCGATATGAACTCTTGCTAGCGACGACTCAGTTATCCCCAGGGTAACTTTTCTGTTATCACTCGCCCCCATTCAGAAGGCTGAGTGGTTCGCTAAGCCCTACTTTCGTATCGCGGATTGTTATTGTCCCAACCCGCGTCAAGCCAGCTTATACCTTTGCATTCAACGGCAGATTTCTGACCTGCCTGAGCTGACCATTGGGCGCGCTTGTTATCTTTTTGAGCGCGTGGCGCCCCACCCAAACTGCCTACCTATAGCTGTCCTCCCGAAGGAGTAAGTGATACGAGTCCCGAAGGGCAGTGTTTCATTGATGTCTCGGAACTTGCCTAGCGGCAAGCCCTGGTAACGACTCCTGCCTACGCTACACATCGGGGCTCGTACCACAACAACAGGTTGCAGTAAAGCTCCATGGGGTCTTCGCTTTCAGGTGGAAGATACCGGATTGTGCGCCGGTACTATCAGTTTCACCGGCTTCGAAGCGGGGACAGTAGAGCTCTCGTTGGGCCTTCATGCAAGTCGCCAATTAAGCGACAAGGTATTACGCTACCTTAAGAGGGTCATAGTTACCCCCGCCGTTTAACGGTCCTTCGCTCAGTTGAACCCGAGGTTCAGATACCGTCACTGGGCAGGCTTCAGCCACAATACAAATCCTTTCGGACTAGCTGTGACCTGTGTTTTTATTAAACAGTCGGAGCTCCCTTGTTACTGAGACCAGCAATCTTCATTGCTGGCACCCCTTATACCGAAGGTACGGGGCTAATTTGCCGAATTCCCTCGCTACGATTACGCCGACACGCCTTAGGCTTCTCACCTAGGGGCACCTGTGTCAGTTCTTGGTACGAACAAAACAGCCTAAACTAACACGATTTTCATTGACACCGGGAATCAGTCGAAGCGGGCCTTCGCCCGCCTACTCACGCATTCACCAACTTCTCACCATTACGGTTCTCCGAAGGCTTAAACGCTTGAACAGGTTGACACCCCTGCTCGACTTATCCGGATGTGTCTCATGTTAGGCGATGACTGTTCTGGCGCAGGAATATTAACCTGCTTCCCTTTTGACAACTTCGATTAAGGGTTGTCTTAGGATCGGCTAACCCTCGGCTGACGAACATTGCCGAGGAACCCTGGCCCCTGCGGCGGAATGGATTCTCACCATTCTTTGCTGCTACTCCTACCAGCATCCTTATACGAGCACGGTCCACTTGACCTCACGGCCAAACTTCTACCCATGCACGTCACCTCCCTACCAGATCACCTTGCGGTGCTCTAGGGTATCGGTATCCGGCTTTAGACCCGTCCATCTTCCTGACCCACAATCTCGACCGGTGAGCTGTTACGCTTTCTTTAAAGGATGGCTGCTTCTAAGCCCACCTCCCGGTTGTCTTAGACTGCGGACGCAGTTTCATGTTTCACTTAGCCGGTATTTAGGGACCTTAACCCTAGGCTGGATTCATTTCCTTATGGACCCCAAGCTTACCCCAGAGGCCCTCAATCCCAGCGTCTACGACGATCGCAGGTTCGGAGTTCAACAAAGGGCCGACCGGTTTCCCGGCCTAAGCCCCTAATTGGTCGCTCTACCCCACAATCTATCTCAGCTGAGGTCTTGCTGCGACAAGTTTCGAGAGGAACCAGCTATTTCCAGTTTAGATTGGCCTTTCACCCCTATACGCAGGTCATCGGAAAGATTTGCACATCATTACCCGTTCGGTCCTCCACCCCCCTTTCGAGGGGCTTCAACCTGCCCACGCATAGATCAACTGGCTTCGGGTATCCCACCAGTGACTCCAGGCGAGCACACCTCGTACCTCGCACCTTGCGGTGTTGCGTACTTGTTGGTTTCCCTGTGACTCCGGTATTCAATACCTTAGTCTCGCCACTGATCAGAACTCGCTGGCCCGTTATTCAAAACGGATAACACAACGCTGCTCCACTCTTTCGAGTTTCTTCGCTTTAACGCCATGTCTGGTTATAGTCGGATGGTTTCAGGCTCTTTTGACCTCCCGTCAAGGGTACTTTTCAGCTTTCACTCGCGCTACTACTGCGCTATCGGTCTCGAGACGTATTTAGAGTTGGAGATGAATGTTCCCCAGCTTCACGCGCGATATCCAACGCACGTTACTCCGGAACACCAAAACTCATCTTTCTGGCTTATCCTTAAAGGACTATCACCCTCTTTGGTGTGCCTTTCCAGGCAACTTCAGGTTGACCAGTTAAGATGTATCTGGGTCCACTACACCACAACTCCCTCATATTTCTATGAGGGATTCGGTTTGCTCTGTGCCGCGTTCGATCGCCTTTACTGACGGCATCTCTGTGATTTCTTTTCCTGCGGGTACTAGGATGTTTCGATCCCCCGCGTTCCCGTTGATTACTCAACATTCCGAAGAATAGGAAGTCCCATTCGGCGGTCACCGGATCATAGTCTTCTTGCAACTACCCGGCGCATATCGCAGCTTGACACGACCTTCATCGGCGCTCGAGCCGAGCCATTCCCCATACGACGTAGCATGCCGCTACTTGTGTCGGCTTAACACACGTCCGAATTGCATATGATTGGTTATCATCAAACGCGAGACCTCTTCCAAATCCCGCTATTCTCCTCCACTTCCCCGAAAAGGATCGCTTTCCGGGTGCATCAAAGTGAACTTCTGTGGTCGTTTTTGTATTCGACCGCAGCCCCCCTTCATGTCTGAAGGGGTATATATAGGTTGCCATACCGGCAGACCCTATTGCTCCGAAACCACTTGGGTTCCGGGCCTTCCCACCTAAGCACTCATTGTATATAAGGCTTTTGTAGGGGGTTCTGCCCCGTCATGCATCGTTTCCGACACATGCCAGTCGTATAGGTCAACACCTATGCCCGATACATTTGCTCCGTTTCGGGCTTTTCCAGCTAAGCTGCTGTCCTATTTATACTTTTCCTGACCTCTGTATTGCCATATATTGCAGGTAGTGACTGCATCCCGCACACAGGCAAGGGGCTCATATCGTCCGACGTAGGTGTTATACCTTTTCCTGATGAACGCGTAAATCAGGAATGAACAACAGAAAAGATAATGATATAATATATTGAGATCGCCGCTATCTGCTCCCTGCAACCAGCTTAGATATCCTCCAGGGAGTATCCGCCACCCTCGCTCCGGCCCCCTCCAGGGCCGCGATCTTGCTCCGTGCGGTCCCCCGCCCGCGGGACACCAACGCCCCGGCGTGGCCCATCTTGCGGCCCGGCGGAGCAGTGAGGCCGGCAATGTACGCCACCACCGGCTTGCTCATCCTGCTTCGGATGAACTCAGCCGCCTCCTCCTCGGCGCCTCCGCCGATCTCCCCGATGAGCACGACGGCCGAGGTACCGTCGTCCGCCTCGAACATTCGCAGGGCTTCGACAAAAGAAGTCCCTACCACCGGGTCGCCGCCGATCCCGATGCAGGTCGATTGCCCTAGCCCGGCACGCGACAGCGAGCTTACGACCTCATAGGTTAGCGTACCGCTCCTCGACACCACCCCAACGGAGCCCTCTTGGAAGATTTCATTCGGCATTATGCCTGCCTTACCTCGGCCAGGGGCAGCTATCCCTGGGCAATTGGGACCGATGATCCGCCCACCCTTGAGCCGGGCATATTGGATCACGGTCATGGCATCATGTACCGGCACGTGCTCGGTGACCATCACCACCGTTCCTATACCCGCCTCCAATGCCTCCAGGGCGCTGTCCGCCGCGGCGCGTGGGGGAACGAACACGACCGACACGTCGGCCCCGTGCTCGTCGACCGCCCCCTGCACCGAATCATAGACCGGGACGCCTTCCACCGAGGTCCCGCCCTTGCCCGGCGTGACTCCGGCAACCACTTCGGTCCCGAAGTCCAACATCGCCCGGGCATGATATCTGCCCTGGTGGCCGGTGATGCCCTGCACCACGACTCTGGTCCCGCGATCCATGATCATCTCCCTACCTTCTTGCCACCGCGTCCATGACCGCTCCCTCTAGCTCGGTATGGGCGGCTAGGCCTTCCGACCTCAGCATGTCCTGGGCCTGCTCTTCATTAATGCCACGTATCCGCACCACAATAGTCGGCGGGGCCACCATACCTGCGAGGGCCTCGAGCAGCCCCCGGGCCACGGTATCGCATTTGGTCATCGCCCCAAAGATGTTCACCAGAATGACCTTCTGTCCAGACCGCGCCATGATCTCGAAGGCCCGCCTCACCCTCGCCGGGTCGTCGGTTCCGCCTAGATCCATGAACGCCCCTGCGTCACCGCCGTGCAGCGATAGCGAGTCGAGGGTGGCCATGGTCAAGCCGGCCCCGTTGGCGATGACCCCAATATCCCCATCCAGACGCACGAATGCTAGACCTTCGGCTCGCGCCACGCCCTCCAGCTCATCCCCGCTCGTCGGCGGGAGCTCGAGGTCCGGATGGCGGAAGAGCGAGTCGTCGTTGATCGATATCTTGGAATCCGCAGCCACCAGCGCGCCGTCCGTCGCCAGGATGAGAGGGTTTACCTCCACCAGGTCGCAGTCGATGGAGGTGAACAGCTCCCAAAGGTTCGTTACAAGGTTCCTCACCTCGGCCTCCCGGTCTTTCAGGCCGAGCGCTATGGCGATTCCCCTGGTCACGTATTGCCGAACCCCAAGGAAGGGGTGAAGCGTCCAGCGTTGGATGATCGAGGCGTCCAGCGTTTCAACCTCGATGCCCCCGGAAGCGGAGGCGACGAGGACCGGAAGACCTAGCGATCGGTCGATAGAGATACTAAGGTACATCTCCCTGGCCACGGGAACGGCCTCCTCGATGAGGATTTTGGTGACCTCGTGGCCGGACACCGTAGCGCCCAGCAGCGCGGAGACGGCCGGGCCGATATCCTCCTCGTGCATTACCTTCTTTACTCCTCCGCCCTTGCCCCTGCCCCCGGCCGGCACCAAGGCCTTGACCATTGCCGGCCCGGTGATGCCTACCGCCTGCTCAGGAACGGAGACGGTACGTCCGGACGGCACCTTGATCCCGTGTTCTCGGAACAGCCTCTTCCCCTGGTCCTCAAGGAGCATCATGCGATGAAGTGAATCGAGAGCATGCCTGATATCCTTTCCCGCTGCGGCACATGGTTCGACGAACGACGAATTTTATTCCCCCATTACGATTGGAGTACCGAAGACGCAAGCGTTGTCCCGGCGGCCCTCGTTCGGCATCCGACGTAGAAAAATTCTCCTGTAATTTTCATTTCTAGGAAAGACTAAATAGGCCTTCAAGCTTCGCTTACCTAATGGCCGTCCATATGTTGCCAGGGTCCGGTTATGATTGTAATGTTTTCATCATAACAGGGAGCCGGCCCATGGTGGTGGACGCTGGTACCGGGGACAACCTCCCGCGGATGGTCAACAAGGTCCGCAAGGTGATCGGCGGGAGCAAGGTGCAGGCGATCGTGCTGACCCATCGGCACTTCGACCATGTGGGGGGCGCGGCCGCTTTGGCAAAGGAGCTCGATGCTCCGCTCTACGCGCACCAAGACGATGCCGAGGTCATCCGCGAAGGCTCGACCAAGGGGACCGAAGCGCTGATGTTCCAGCGGCGAATGGAGGCTGCAAGCGTGCAGAACCTTAAAGGTGGGGAAACGTTTTCCACCGGTGATCATGATCTCAAGGTGATCCATACTCCCGGCCACACCGCGGGAGGGATCTGCCTTTACGATCAGGAGCACAAGATCCTCCTGTCCGGCGATACCGTCTTCGCTGGTGGGGTCGGCCGTTGGGACCTTGCTACCGGTAACCTGAGCGACCTGACCGCTTCGGTGCGGTCACTGCTCGCCCTCCAGCCGGCGGACCTGTATCCGGGCCATGGGCCATGCGCGCTTGGAGACGCGCATATGCAGATCATAGAGGCGTTGAGATACTTAGGGGAATAACGATGGAGATCATAAAGTGCGAGCTGAAGGACGGGGTGCCGGTCATCCCGGAGTCGAGATTGAAGCAGATAGTGTCCGAACTGGCTGCCGGCAGGCTCATCGTCTATCCCACTGAAACGGTATATGGTCTCGGGTGCGATCCGTTCGACGAGACCGCGGTCAAGCGCATCTACATGGCCAAGCGGAGACCGTTCGACATGGCCATGTCCATCATGGTCAAGGACCTGCAGATGATGGAGGAGGTCGGGGTGCTGGACGAGCGGTCCCGCCGACTGGTGAATAAGTTCATGCCCGGCCCCCTAACCATCATCGTCCCCAAGCGCCCCAACGTCCCGGACATCCTCACGGCCTCGACCAACGAAATCGGCATCCGCATACCGGATAACGCGGTGGCTATGAGGCTCATCGAGGAGTTTGGCCCCCTGGTGACGACCTCCGCTAACGTCCACTCTCACGGGAACCCCAGGACCTGCCAGGAGGCGCTAGACGATCTGGGCGCCTCGGTCAGCCTTTACCTTGACGGTGGTCCGACGGTCCATGGAAAGCCGTCTACCATCATCCAGCTCACCGATCAGGAGATAACCCTCATTCGGCCGGGGGCCCTATCGCCGGACACCATCAAGGCGGCATTGGATGAATGAGGAAATCCTGGAAAAGATCAGGCGCGCCGGATTGATCGCCGCCGAGGCTCGCGAGCTGGGGGCCGACATGGTGGACGAAGGCGTGAAACTGCTCGATGTCGCTACCGAGGTAGAGGCCTATATCGTTCGCAAGGGAGCGAAGCCAGCATTCCCCACGAACCTCAGCATCAATGAGGCCGCCGCTCACTATACCCCGTCCTCCCAGGACAAGCTCGCATTCCACCGCGGAGACCTGGTGAAGGTGGACGTGGGGGCGCAGGTGGACGGCTATATCGGAGACACTGCCAAGACCGTAGAGGTGCGGACGAAGAGCTGGACCAACCTGATCGCCGCGTCGGCCAAGGCGCTGAGCATGGCCACGGTGATGGTCGGCGACGGAGTCCAGGTGGGATCCATCGGCGGCACCATCGATCGGGCCATCCGGAGCGACGGCTTTGTCCCGGTCACCAACCTCACCGGCCATGGGCTGAACTGCTATAACCTGCATGCCGGGCTGACGATCGCCAACTACGATGATGGCAACCAGACCCGATTGCGCACCGACATGATGCTGGCCATCGAGCCGTTCGCCACAGACGGGGCGGGGGAAGTGCGCAACTCCAAGCCGGGGAACATCTACCGCATCTTGAGGGACCGCGAGGTCCGGGACGCGGAAGCAAACAAGCTCTTCGGCAAGATAAAGGAGGAGTTCGGCAGCCTGCCGTTCTGCGAGCGGTGGTGCACCGCCCTGGATCCGAAGGCCCCGATACACCTGAAGACGCTGGTCCGGCATGGCATCCTGTTCGCCTATCCCGTCCTGGCCGAAGTCAAGGGCGGAATGGTCTCCCAGACCGAGCATACCCTGGTGATCAACAACGGCAAAGGAGAGATCACCACAAGAATAGGAGTATGAGGAGGGGAAGGCGCCACCCCGTGGTTCTGGTACGGAGGAAATGACGAGGTGCTATGCGTCCCTCCCCTCACCTGTCCCGTCAGGCCACCCAGTATCCTGCTGTAAATATAAAATAGTTGTCAGCAGATAATGACGGCAGCATAATATTCGATTTTTATTCTAACATCGACCGTCAACGGACGGGGCAAGGCCATAGGGAAGGTTTAATAAGGGCTGGGCATTAACGAAAAGCAACGCGAGGGTAGCCAAGCCAGGTCAATGGTGTTACTCTGTACCACCGGCCAAAGGCGACAGACTCAAGATCTGTTCCTGAAGAGGTTCGTCGGTTCAAATCCGGCCCCTCGCACCAATTGTTCTGGGGTAGTAGATAACTAAATCAAATGTCCCCCTTTTCGATCGTCTACAATTTTTCAGTTTATGACCTAGCCAGACGTTTTATACAGGCTGTTACAATATTACTTTGTGGCACTCTGTTGTTGGGGGTTAGTAAGCTCAGTGTATCGGCCTCTCCAGCCAACCTCCTGATAGCCATCAGTTTCAAGCCAGTTTGAATAAACTGGCACAGGGTCGTTTCATGACATGTCATGCGTCGGTCCCTGAAGGGCTCCTAGTGATTGGCTTGCTTCTCCTAGTTCATTGGTCACAGGATTGGTGCCCTCCTATAGAGAAAAGAGTTCACCTAGGAGCAGAACGACAAAGAGTAATATTCGCGTTCAATCACTTATTCACCCCTTCCATCCTCATTGGATGATCTCGGTTCAAAGGGTCATCCAGAATAGAAGTTGAGATTGAGAAAAAATGGAAGAGATTTAGGGCTGTGGGCGTCTCTTTCTCTAACATGCTCCTATGATGTTAGGAGCAAAACGACAATTAGGGCATCTTTGAAGTAGACCCATGTTTCTCAGCCCGCTTTTGAGCCATGATCCTCCTGTCGGCGAGGACAATGACTAATCCTACGAAACTAAGGATTACCATAACCAGGGCGATTGTGTGCAGGCCATCATCAGTGACGCTCTGATGGAAGAAGATAGAAATGAGGGCCGAAGAGGCGATCGAACCGATGTAACCGAAGGTACGTAGTAGGCCCGAAGCGGTGCCTATCTGGTCCGCAGTCGCCTCAGTATACAAGGTCGTCTGATTCGCACTGACGCTCGCGCCAAGAGTAATCCCGAAAATCGAGGTGATGACTACCACCCACAATATAGGAGTGGTCGAACCGATAAAGAGTACGCCAATAGACGCTATCAAGCACGAAACGGCCGCCGCAATCAGGGGGGCGCGGACTAAGTTCCGTCTTGAGATTGGCAACGCAAGCACGCCTCCGACGAGAGTCATAGGCACTAGGAGGAGACCAGCATCCTCGGCCGAAATGCCCCGAACGACCTCTGTCCATTGCGTGACACCATACAGCACGGTGTAGACGCACAGCGATGCCAGAGCGAAACGAAGGTAGGAAAGAGTCAACCCCCTATTTGTGGCCAACAATCGAATATCAATGAACGGATGGCTCGCCCGTAGCTCCCACCAGACCAGGACCAAACCACTTATAATAGCCA
This genomic stretch from Methanomassiliicoccus sp. harbors:
- a CDS encoding DUF61 family protein, giving the protein MQDETQIRRLLEMMNRHVPSRRTSLTDLLKAQDPEYQSKDGIHYRIKRNELEYLSTIVDPWDQPKLKLPIIIMTDTGDEAGGAWKILGRVEVKVVSQIVGREPEFPDQMRLFHPHMVKLRTVLPTATTTMFSP
- a CDS encoding L-threonylcarbamoyladenylate synthase — translated: MEIIKCELKDGVPVIPESRLKQIVSELAAGRLIVYPTETVYGLGCDPFDETAVKRIYMAKRRPFDMAMSIMVKDLQMMEEVGVLDERSRRLVNKFMPGPLTIIVPKRPNVPDILTASTNEIGIRIPDNAVAMRLIEEFGPLVTTSANVHSHGNPRTCQEALDDLGASVSLYLDGGPTVHGKPSTIIQLTDQEITLIRPGALSPDTIKAALDE
- a CDS encoding DUF763 domain-containing protein, with product MSRTGITDLPLHNGSAPRWLFNRMVKLAGAISDVMLLECGSEEYLRRLADPFWFQAFSCVLGFDWHSSGTTTVTCGALKKALEGRKDLVVVGGKGKVSLRTPDEIAFHADLCDMSEEDQQRLVYVSRMCAKVDSAAIQDGHRLYHHALAFDGEGHWTVVQQGMSDVSGYARRYQWNSGMARHFVEEPHTAILGSRVEETLDMTAGASGESRRVAVDLVCDGIEHVEKDILLVAEGQSTLDEWCGGQPLKLHMPRTVNWRALRSAYEFQPSSYEELLAIRGVGPSAIRALALTGELVYGAEPSWKDPVKFSFAVGGKDGVPYPVDRRAMDQAIDYLTKGVEEAKVKKREKLEAVQRLRAMVPPDFER
- a CDS encoding ATP-grasp domain-containing protein; translated protein: MMLLEDQGKRLFREHGIKVPSGRTVSVPEQAVGITGPAMVKALVPAGGRGKGGGVKKVMHEEDIGPAVSALLGATVSGHEVTKILIEEAVPVAREMYLSISIDRSLGLPVLVASASGGIEVETLDASIIQRWTLHPFLGVRQYVTRGIAIALGLKDREAEVRNLVTNLWELFTSIDCDLVEVNPLILATDGALVAADSKISINDDSLFRHPDLELPPTSGDELEGVARAEGLAFVRLDGDIGVIANGAGLTMATLDSLSLHGGDAGAFMDLGGTDDPARVRRAFEIMARSGQKVILVNIFGAMTKCDTVARGLLEALAGMVAPPTIVVRIRGINEEQAQDMLRSEGLAAHTELEGAVMDAVARR
- the sucD gene encoding succinate--CoA ligase subunit alpha; this encodes MIMDRGTRVVVQGITGHQGRYHARAMLDFGTEVVAGVTPGKGGTSVEGVPVYDSVQGAVDEHGADVSVVFVPPRAAADSALEALEAGIGTVVMVTEHVPVHDAMTVIQYARLKGGRIIGPNCPGIAAPGRGKAGIMPNEIFQEGSVGVVSRSGTLTYEVVSSLSRAGLGQSTCIGIGGDPVVGTSFVEALRMFEADDGTSAVVLIGEIGGGAEEEAAEFIRSRMSKPVVAYIAGLTAPPGRKMGHAGALVSRGRGTARSKIAALEGAGARVADTPWRISKLVAGSR
- a CDS encoding MBL fold metallo-hydrolase; this translates as MLPGSGYDCNVFIITGSRPMVVDAGTGDNLPRMVNKVRKVIGGSKVQAIVLTHRHFDHVGGAAALAKELDAPLYAHQDDAEVIREGSTKGTEALMFQRRMEAASVQNLKGGETFSTGDHDLKVIHTPGHTAGGICLYDQEHKILLSGDTVFAGGVGRWDLATGNLSDLTASVRSLLALQPADLYPGHGPCALGDAHMQIIEALRYLGE
- the map gene encoding type II methionyl aminopeptidase; the encoded protein is MNEEILEKIRRAGLIAAEARELGADMVDEGVKLLDVATEVEAYIVRKGAKPAFPTNLSINEAAAHYTPSSQDKLAFHRGDLVKVDVGAQVDGYIGDTAKTVEVRTKSWTNLIAASAKALSMATVMVGDGVQVGSIGGTIDRAIRSDGFVPVTNLTGHGLNCYNLHAGLTIANYDDGNQTRLRTDMMLAIEPFATDGAGEVRNSKPGNIYRILRDREVRDAEANKLFGKIKEEFGSLPFCERWCTALDPKAPIHLKTLVRHGILFAYPVLAEVKGGMVSQTEHTLVINNGKGEITTRIGV